A segment of the Carya illinoinensis cultivar Pawnee chromosome 1, C.illinoinensisPawnee_v1, whole genome shotgun sequence genome:
ATTCTACGGCTCTTGTTCTATCTAAGTATAAGATcattttaggattttatgacGAACGACGAACGTCCCATTATTAATAGTTTGGAAATGACTGTACAACCATGTGTGCTAGCTTTCATGCGATGAGGTTACTACTCTCTGGCTCCAACATGTTGATGAACTCTTCCTGTTCATTTTCTAGTTGCCAAGTCTCCCGTGGTTGCCATGTCGATGCTTGTATATGAATTTGCTGCTTCCCgagaatatattgaaaataaagaaatcccCAACAACTTCCAGGTAGCAAGCGCGCATAATTTTGATTGAACATcgaataaaaatacataaaaaggtAGCAGTCTGAATCCCAATCCAGGACTTGATGGGTTAAGCTTGATTTACTAGATGTACATCTTGTTACATATTGCTCGTGTTACAAAAACCCTTCGGCTGTGTTCAGGTCATCCAATACCTCTGACTTAACCTCTTCTGGCAGTGGGGCAGATGGGCCTGCCTTCGAGTAGAAGCTGGCTAATGACCTAATTGCTTTCTCTAGCACAACATATGATTCCTACAGGTGAATCCACAGCATTGAAATTCGTTAGGAATCATCCAACTAAAACATAAAAGACATCCTTGTGCATTCCGAGTCCTACAAGTTATTTCAGAAGTACCTCTTGAGCCACAGTTTGTTGTCCCCTCCAACTGCTCAAATACTCTCGGATTGATTCCTTTGCTGCATCTGCAGTGCGTCTGAACTTAGCGATATCCTGGGGGTTTTCCTTTAAGGATTCGCGCAGTGTCTTCACAACCTCTCTCGCTGATTTCAAGTATGCCTTTGGTAACACTTTACCGGACTTGGTCTTTTCATTAGGATCAAACAATGATTTGAGGGCACCAGTAATCCCCGCATCCTCTTCCTCTTGGCCATTTGACTTATCTTCAGCCCAAACAACTGATGGTATCAAGCCATAGTTTATGGTCAGAGTGCTAAGGAATGATGCACCAGTACACACTATGATATGCCGGCGACTTGAAGGAGTTGGTTGAGGGGATAGCACACGATGACACCTTAGTTTTGTTTTACctgttattttaaagaaaagagtCAAGAAAGAAACAAGGCAATGAGTGCTCAACATGCAAAACAGTGCAGGCTGAGGCACCAGTCTACACAATGAATTTCATGAACTAAGATACAAGATAGGAAGAATGACTGACATGCAATGCAGGTATATAGTTTATCAGTGAAGAAACTGTTGCAGTCTACATTTTAAGAAATGCAATCCGGGAATCATCTTCTTCTACAACATCTGTCCTTTTAGCTGTGACTAAATTCGAAGGTTGGAAATGCAGGAAGAATAATTCTAGAATGAATAAGAGTAAATACTACATCTTCTCAAGCTCACCATTCAGCTTGAATAGTTGTCAATGAAGGGCAGAGAACCGAGCCCACTTCATTCAAGCCGCTCACCGCATGAATTGCAGAAAAAGAACAGACATAGATATCTTGTTACTTACACTCATTGTCAGGTTTCCAGATATTCTCCATTCTTTTGGAGATTATGGTAGGGCTGGGGCAAGTCTTTGCTGCAAGAAAAGCTTCCATCTTTGTTCGCAAAAATCAACCAAGTTGAGTGTAGCAGCAACTGCTTGAATCGTGCAGCTACCCCATACTTGGACTAATTCCACCTTTACCACCTAAACGCATACATATGTACGCATATATCAAGGTTGGAAATACCAAAAAAGGGAGTAAAATCAAGAATGCATTGAAGTTTTTACACACAGTAGAACAGAAAATCAGCACCCAATTTAGAGATTTT
Coding sequences within it:
- the LOC122275297 gene encoding photosystem II D1 precursor processing protein PSB27-H2, chloroplastic; this translates as MEAFLAAKTCPSPTIISKRMENIWKPDNECKTKLRCHRVLSPQPTPSSRRHIIVCTGASFLSTLTINYGLIPSVVWAEDKSNGQEEEDAGITGALKSLFDPNEKTKSGKVLPKAYLKSAREVVKTLRESLKENPQDIAKFRRTADAAKESIREYLSSWRGQQTVAQEESYVVLEKAIRSLASFYSKAGPSAPLPEEVKSEVLDDLNTAEGFL